A genome region from Desulfurispora thermophila DSM 16022 includes the following:
- a CDS encoding HPP family protein: protein MIIPKRVYCIVNKPKPGYLMAVISGSFLGISLITYLGFRYEMALIFPSLASSAVVLFAFPQVSLSTVKNVLGGQLISALVGVTVYRLLGSSWWSISIAVTLAVVLMMLTDTLHPPGGATAFVAVLSNQTYAFVVKPVFLGVGLLIFVALVVQFFTPLIYAFKKNTVQHDKIKSPVNS from the coding sequence ATGATAATTCCCAAAAGGGTTTATTGCATTGTCAATAAACCAAAACCAGGTTATTTAATGGCTGTCATCTCGGGAAGTTTTCTAGGTATTTCTTTAATAACTTATTTGGGTTTCCGATACGAAATGGCATTGATTTTTCCGTCTTTGGCCAGCTCGGCAGTAGTTTTGTTTGCTTTTCCACAAGTATCGCTGTCCACAGTAAAAAATGTTTTGGGAGGGCAATTAATATCTGCTTTGGTGGGTGTGACTGTATACCGGCTATTGGGATCGTCATGGTGGAGTATTTCCATTGCAGTAACACTTGCAGTTGTTTTAATGATGCTTACTGATACACTGCATCCTCCCGGTGGTGCAACGGCTTTCGTGGCCGTTTTATCGAATCAAACTTATGCGTTTGTGGTCAAACCGGTATTCCTTGGAGTGGGCCTTCTAATATTTGTGGCTTTAGTTGTTCAATTTTTTACGCCTTTAATTTACGCTTTTAAAAAAAATACCGTGCAACATGATAAAATCAAGTCTCCCGTTAATTCTTAA
- a CDS encoding Uma2 family endonuclease, with translation MSGGPYTYADYCLTEEGGRCFLMEGELVMVPAPRTVHQRISKMLQKFIDRFVESHSLGEVLYAPLDVYLSEKDVLQPDIVFISRDRLHIITEENIQGAPDLVIEILSPATARYDKVTKSRLYYRYGVQEYWLVDPDGQVVQVFQRGERYWNLYDAFAVDHTLTSPLLPGLEIPLAQVFAPLPGK, from the coding sequence ATGTCCGGTGGGCCGTACACATATGCCGATTACTGCCTGACTGAAGAGGGCGGCCGCTGTTTCTTAATGGAAGGGGAACTGGTGATGGTACCGGCACCGCGCACTGTGCACCAGCGCATTAGCAAAATGCTCCAGAAATTTATCGACCGGTTTGTGGAAAGCCATAGCCTGGGCGAAGTGCTCTACGCTCCGTTGGACGTTTACTTGAGCGAAAAAGATGTGCTGCAGCCCGATATTGTTTTCATTTCCCGCGACCGCCTGCACATTATTACTGAGGAAAATATTCAGGGCGCTCCCGATCTGGTGATAGAAATCCTTTCCCCGGCCACAGCCCGCTATGACAAGGTGACCAAGAGCCGCCTTTATTACCGGTACGGGGTGCAGGAATACTGGCTGGTGGATCCGGACGGGCAGGTGGTGCAGGTGTTCCAGCGGGGCGAGCGGTACTGGAACCTGTACGACGCCTTTGCTGTGGACCATACATTGACCTCACCGCTGCTGCCCGGGCTGGAAATCCCCCTGGCCCAGGTTTTTGCGCCCCTGCCGGGAAAATAG
- a CDS encoding tetrahydromethanopterin S-methyltransferase subunit H family protein, with protein sequence MADFHVLKIGDNTIGGPMGSTTGLVVGSIFYDKHSIVSDPFAGEFDKSRAAELVDHVNKLSKRYGVQMAFDIIAASSKAMERFLEFVSARTSLPLLINATEAEVRIAGLEAAAKLGILNRSIYASLNEDTEDEELEVLGRHRPAAVMILASDVSNPTPEGTCEMIENYYHPMLKEIGVVAPIVDVGTMDPPSIGLNIRQIQAVRERFGYPVGCAFSNCFPQWTSVKKLGREWVNLSLATALAVCRAAGADYLHYGIVEKAAIAAHVSGTAEVFYGFAAKELDGHKLPESHPLWNMFKLSGEME encoded by the coding sequence TTGGCAGATTTTCATGTACTGAAGATTGGTGACAATACGATAGGGGGACCAATGGGTTCAACAACCGGCCTGGTGGTAGGAAGTATTTTCTACGACAAACACTCTATTGTTTCCGATCCTTTTGCCGGTGAGTTTGATAAATCCCGGGCGGCAGAATTGGTGGACCATGTAAATAAACTCAGTAAGCGATATGGGGTCCAAATGGCCTTTGACATCATTGCCGCTTCATCTAAAGCTATGGAACGTTTTTTGGAATTTGTTAGTGCGCGTACAAGCCTCCCTTTATTAATAAATGCTACTGAGGCTGAGGTCCGTATAGCTGGGCTCGAGGCTGCTGCTAAACTTGGCATCCTAAATCGCTCTATTTATGCTTCACTGAATGAGGATACCGAAGACGAAGAATTGGAAGTACTTGGCCGGCATCGCCCTGCTGCCGTTATGATTCTTGCCAGCGATGTTAGTAACCCTACCCCTGAGGGAACTTGCGAAATGATTGAAAACTATTATCACCCTATGTTAAAGGAGATTGGTGTAGTAGCTCCGATTGTTGATGTGGGCACCATGGACCCACCTTCGATAGGCTTAAATATCCGCCAAATTCAGGCTGTGCGGGAACGTTTCGGTTATCCTGTGGGTTGTGCCTTTTCTAACTGTTTTCCACAATGGACCAGCGTGAAAAAGTTGGGCCGGGAATGGGTAAACCTGTCTTTAGCAACGGCCCTTGCCGTCTGTCGTGCAGCCGGTGCAGACTATTTGCACTACGGCATTGTTGAGAAGGCTGCAATAGCAGCCCATGTGTCGGGGACTGCAGAAGTATTTTATGGATTTGCGGCTAAGGAACTGGACGGGCATAAATTGCCGGAAAGTCATCCCCTGTGGAATATGTTCAAGCTATCAGGGGAGATGGAGTAA
- a CDS encoding MtaA/CmuA family methyltransferase encodes MPKMTSRERVFAAVTMKELPDQVPVNPLLMTRGIREGGVRVDEVLFDGEAMAKAKIKAHQKFGGDVVVAGTDLFTPVENLGAVLEYLPYAQPSLVEHPAPTKEAFYRLKDNYLKNGFNPEKGRLRAIQEEIRTFIREGWKDTHALATPVGGPITTAQLVTGTDNFFTYLAEDPDFAKEVIELCLDVCKNVCRMMFEAGVDVVNILDPFCSCDILPPEMYREFGLPYQQRLFDYIKKIGGIGFTHTCTFTQPIWSDIANSGTFNFNGDMYPGADHAKRAIGDKISLMGTLSPYSTLVHGTPEDVAREVKKLAVEVGYNGGFVCMPGCDIDWTVPEENMRALIDTCASIKYPIDIEALGDLSNVYLPGHPKHPGMRKISTDNDQMVRMGIQKTQVKKTPEEEVYFNLADAIKEYDGDKVVEWTKKGLEMGLTPQQIIFNGLSLGMKMVGDLYERNERFVTDMLKSAKTMEKAMAILVPLLEASGSGDGEKETVVMGLVRGNTQDIGKNLVVLMLKANGYNVIDLGKNVKPEEFIEAAEANNAIAIGMSVMTNSSVTYAEKTLELLRERGLADKYLVMTGGAAMNEQIAAQIGTKYGSDANAAVSLVKEYIAARQRSRQVPGDDRRSGDE; translated from the coding sequence ATGCCCAAGATGACCAGCCGGGAAAGAGTTTTTGCGGCAGTTACTATGAAAGAGCTGCCGGATCAGGTACCCGTAAACCCGTTGTTGATGACACGGGGCATTCGCGAGGGGGGAGTTAGAGTTGATGAGGTTCTGTTCGATGGTGAGGCCATGGCCAAAGCCAAAATTAAAGCTCATCAAAAATTCGGTGGAGACGTGGTGGTTGCTGGAACCGACTTGTTTACCCCGGTAGAGAACCTGGGTGCTGTATTAGAATACCTGCCTTATGCACAACCATCGTTAGTTGAACATCCCGCACCTACAAAAGAAGCTTTTTACCGTCTAAAAGATAACTACTTAAAGAATGGCTTTAATCCGGAAAAAGGCCGTTTGAGAGCAATTCAAGAAGAAATAAGAACCTTTATCAGGGAAGGCTGGAAAGATACCCACGCGCTTGCTACCCCCGTTGGCGGTCCGATTACTACCGCCCAGCTGGTTACCGGTACCGACAATTTTTTCACTTATTTGGCTGAAGATCCGGATTTTGCCAAAGAAGTTATCGAATTATGTCTGGATGTTTGTAAAAATGTCTGCCGAATGATGTTTGAAGCTGGTGTTGATGTCGTCAATATTCTTGACCCATTCTGCTCCTGTGACATTTTGCCACCGGAAATGTATAGAGAGTTTGGTTTGCCTTACCAGCAGAGGTTATTTGATTATATTAAGAAAATTGGCGGTATCGGGTTTACTCATACATGTACCTTTACCCAACCCATTTGGTCCGACATTGCCAATAGCGGTACCTTTAACTTTAACGGCGATATGTACCCTGGAGCAGACCATGCCAAGCGTGCTATCGGAGACAAAATTTCACTGATGGGTACGCTCAGTCCCTACTCAACATTAGTCCATGGCACCCCCGAAGATGTTGCCAGGGAGGTCAAGAAACTGGCTGTTGAAGTTGGGTATAACGGCGGGTTTGTCTGCATGCCCGGTTGTGACATTGACTGGACTGTTCCAGAAGAAAACATGCGCGCGTTGATTGATACCTGTGCATCAATCAAGTACCCGATAGATATCGAGGCCCTTGGTGACTTGAGCAATGTTTATTTGCCCGGCCACCCCAAACACCCCGGTATGCGCAAAATATCAACGGATAACGACCAAATGGTTAGAATGGGAATTCAAAAGACTCAGGTAAAGAAAACTCCTGAAGAAGAGGTTTATTTTAACCTGGCCGATGCGATTAAGGAATATGATGGTGACAAGGTTGTAGAGTGGACCAAAAAAGGTTTGGAAATGGGTTTGACCCCCCAGCAAATCATATTTAACGGTTTATCCCTCGGAATGAAAATGGTTGGCGATTTGTATGAGCGTAACGAACGTTTTGTTACCGACATGCTAAAATCTGCCAAGACTATGGAAAAGGCTATGGCTATTCTTGTTCCGCTGCTGGAAGCGTCGGGTTCAGGAGATGGGGAAAAAGAAACGGTCGTAATGGGTCTGGTGCGCGGCAACACCCAAGACATTGGTAAAAATCTCGTGGTTCTTATGTTGAAGGCAAATGGCTATAATGTTATCGACCTTGGCAAGAACGTTAAACCTGAAGAGTTTATTGAAGCAGCAGAAGCTAATAATGCTATAGCCATTGGAATGTCTGTTATGACCAACTCATCTGTTACCTATGCAGAGAAAACTTTGGAGCTACTTAGAGAGAGAGGTCTAGCCGACAAGTACCTGGTGATGACCGGCGGAGCGGCGATGAATGAGCAAATTGCCGCGCAAATAGGTACCAAATATGGTTCTGATGCCAACGCAGCTGTTTCATTAGTAAAAGAGTATATTGCAGCAAGACAAAGGTCCAGACAAGTACCTGGTGATGACCGGCGGAGCGGCGACGAATAA
- a CDS encoding MEDS domain-containing protein has translation MNEELFTVEEVAEILKTTPNTIYRWLRAGKLPGIKLGKEWRIKKETLSSKLQETNITGIKGQSFLDSIDPQHDHVMAVTRDTNNLYNLEAEFFKKGLSRGYRLFKGCWWQNPDDVRQELSIRGLPIEELEAKNSLTIVDLTSQYNRLGKNGPVQTWVNEAKKSIELGYKIMWGSGSPHLLSCGGHFPNLIEFENSLNDIFKQLPVVGICPYIFEEFTDDCFGQLIDLMNHHKSVIFYNDGSAILLKNEPA, from the coding sequence ATGAACGAGGAACTATTTACCGTAGAAGAGGTAGCGGAAATCCTAAAAACAACTCCTAATACAATCTATAGATGGCTAAGAGCCGGAAAACTGCCCGGTATCAAACTCGGTAAAGAGTGGCGCATAAAAAAAGAAACCCTGTCATCCAAACTCCAAGAAACCAATATTACCGGTATCAAAGGGCAGAGTTTTCTGGATAGCATTGATCCTCAACATGACCATGTCATGGCGGTTACCCGTGACACAAATAATCTGTATAACCTTGAGGCAGAGTTTTTCAAAAAGGGGTTATCCAGGGGATACAGGCTGTTTAAAGGATGCTGGTGGCAGAATCCTGATGACGTTAGGCAGGAACTATCAATAAGAGGGTTACCTATCGAAGAACTTGAAGCAAAAAATTCACTAACTATTGTAGATTTAACATCACAGTATAATCGTTTAGGGAAAAATGGCCCCGTTCAAACATGGGTAAATGAGGCCAAAAAAAGTATTGAACTGGGATATAAGATAATGTGGGGTTCAGGTTCTCCTCACTTGTTATCCTGCGGAGGGCATTTCCCAAACTTAATAGAGTTTGAAAATTCTTTGAATGATATCTTTAAGCAGCTACCCGTTGTAGGAATTTGTCCCTACATTTTTGAGGAATTTACAGACGATTGTTTTGGTCAGCTAATTGATTTGATGAACCACCATAAAAGTGTTATTTTCTACAATGATGGATCAGCGATTTTGTTAAAAAATGAACCTGCTTAA
- a CDS encoding uroporphyrinogen decarboxylase family protein, which translates to MSLRIKLAELLSGNWNGPPLIDIGTTSLTGIRASALPHLRKDSAVAHPIYETLPLAPMECIRLGSDFIRTGLLFDPPVVTDEPFTDAFGVQWQRDEGFLSPISHPLETAGLKDILHYPKPQWRNQVQLVEPGFRNAGILIADAPCPGLLDLSFMLRNPWRFMEDIAEKNWQIATALLDWSLETIVDAYNYMLSSLPEQPDIIIYNDDLGYQDGMFFSPSDFRNLVRPYMHSLLTRLRQLTPAAICFHSCGAIRPILKDIAELGIELINLDTNAKGMNVMEVRRELPASIILHGLNDLCALGEAVANKDKAGIALLVTELAQSAPVIAGPLDNMSSAEEVLAAVRGAAFIRNFSNDDFEKLRHIGPVRNVIEEAIEKTFSTELPVL; encoded by the coding sequence ATGTCACTCCGGATAAAGTTAGCAGAATTGCTTTCCGGAAACTGGAACGGTCCACCACTAATTGACATTGGAACAACATCCCTCACCGGCATTCGGGCCAGTGCACTTCCGCATTTGCGAAAAGATAGTGCGGTGGCACATCCTATTTACGAAACTCTGCCTTTGGCACCAATGGAATGTATCCGTTTGGGGTCTGATTTCATCCGTACCGGTCTGTTATTTGACCCCCCGGTGGTAACCGATGAACCTTTTACTGATGCTTTTGGCGTTCAATGGCAGAGAGATGAAGGTTTTTTATCACCAATTAGCCATCCTTTGGAAACTGCAGGGCTTAAGGATATTTTACATTACCCTAAACCCCAATGGCGTAACCAAGTACAGCTTGTTGAACCGGGATTTAGAAACGCTGGCATTTTAATTGCGGATGCTCCTTGCCCAGGCCTCTTAGATCTGAGCTTTATGCTGCGCAACCCCTGGCGGTTTATGGAAGACATTGCTGAAAAAAACTGGCAGATCGCCACAGCCCTCCTTGATTGGTCATTGGAAACTATTGTTGATGCCTATAACTACATGTTGAGTTCGCTTCCTGAACAACCGGATATCATCATTTATAACGATGATCTGGGCTACCAGGACGGTATGTTTTTTTCTCCATCGGATTTCCGTAATCTTGTCCGTCCGTATATGCATTCGTTGCTGACCCGGCTTAGACAGTTAACCCCGGCAGCGATCTGTTTTCACAGTTGTGGAGCTATTCGACCTATTCTGAAGGATATAGCAGAATTGGGTATCGAGTTAATTAACCTGGACACCAATGCTAAAGGGATGAATGTTATGGAAGTGCGGCGAGAACTGCCTGCTTCTATAATATTGCATGGTTTAAACGACCTGTGTGCTTTGGGCGAAGCCGTAGCGAATAAGGACAAGGCTGGAATAGCCTTATTAGTTACAGAGTTGGCTCAAAGTGCACCTGTCATTGCCGGGCCCCTGGACAATATGTCTTCAGCAGAAGAAGTGCTTGCGGCTGTCCGCGGGGCTGCATTTATCCGCAATTTCTCCAACGATGATTTTGAAAAATTGCGTCACATTGGTCCGGTTCGAAACGTTATTGAAGAGGCAATAGAGAAAACATTTTCAACAGAATTGCCCGTCCTCTAA